One genomic region from Terriglobia bacterium encodes:
- a CDS encoding penicillin-binding protein — protein MVRRPKLNSTSSAARPVGARRGVLLAGIFVVWVLAIILRLYDLQIIQYVELLARADRQQQRTVEIAPKRGVIFDRKMHPLAMSLAVDSVYAVPSNIPDSLMEAKLLAPILNLDAKDLEARFKAHSSFCWVKRKITPQESARIRDLNLQGIYFQKEMKRFYPDGDLAATVLGYVGLDDNGLGGVEYQYNKQIRGLSGRVLLSTDAKHRSFRSTEWSGEPGSNLILTIDDDVQYIAERALALTVNKYHAAGGTVIVQNPYTGEILAMANEPTFNPNEYQKFPPADRINRAIGWIYEPGSTFKSVTISSAIDEKLARPTELIDCQMGQIRLGGRIIHDDPEAIRHEQGGPLTLNQVLMYSSDVGSVKMALRLGEDRFYHRILNYGFDADTGIGLPGEENGLLRPVQKWWDVSIGQIAIGQGVGVTPLQMTRFYSAIANYGVMLQPKIVRDLGTAGDETPTPSLGRRIMGERTADTMKNMLAGVVEHGTGVAAQLAGYTSAGKTGTAQKVDATGHYSHTKEVTSFIGFAPVDKPAVTILVVVDTPVGAIYGAEVAAPAWKSIAEQTLRYLNVPQDKPSDNIQIASRRSAEFPGQKRRGNADNPPINSESVGAATRPVEPVSFPSQPPRSSQGTALLDESPLLAVPDFTGMSARRVTQECQSLGLEMQMSGSGLAVQQDPPAGSSIHAGSRVWIRFAQQVCCSISGMSH, from the coding sequence ATGGTACGGCGCCCAAAGCTGAATTCAACCTCGTCAGCGGCAAGGCCGGTGGGAGCCAGGAGAGGCGTGCTCCTGGCCGGGATATTCGTGGTGTGGGTGCTGGCCATCATCCTCCGTTTGTACGACCTCCAAATTATTCAGTACGTGGAATTGCTGGCACGCGCGGACCGGCAGCAGCAGCGGACCGTGGAAATTGCTCCTAAGCGGGGAGTCATCTTCGACCGGAAGATGCATCCGCTGGCCATGAGCCTGGCAGTGGATTCGGTGTATGCGGTCCCCTCAAACATACCCGATTCGTTGATGGAGGCCAAACTGCTCGCCCCAATTCTAAATCTCGACGCGAAAGACCTGGAGGCGCGCTTCAAGGCCCATAGCTCCTTTTGTTGGGTCAAGCGGAAGATCACACCGCAGGAATCGGCCCGTATTCGTGATCTTAACTTGCAAGGGATCTATTTCCAGAAAGAGATGAAGCGGTTCTATCCCGATGGCGACCTGGCCGCCACCGTTCTGGGCTATGTGGGGCTGGATGACAACGGGTTGGGCGGAGTGGAGTACCAATACAACAAGCAGATTCGCGGACTTTCGGGCAGGGTGCTGCTGAGCACAGATGCCAAGCACCGTTCATTCCGTTCGACCGAGTGGAGCGGAGAACCGGGCAGCAACCTGATCCTGACCATCGACGACGACGTTCAGTACATTGCGGAAAGGGCGCTGGCCCTGACCGTCAACAAATACCATGCAGCCGGGGGGACCGTGATCGTACAGAACCCTTACACCGGCGAAATTCTGGCGATGGCCAACGAGCCGACTTTCAATCCAAACGAGTATCAGAAGTTTCCTCCGGCGGACCGAATTAACAGGGCGATTGGGTGGATTTACGAGCCGGGGTCCACCTTCAAGTCGGTGACGATTTCATCAGCTATTGACGAAAAGCTGGCCAGGCCAACGGAACTGATCGATTGCCAGATGGGGCAGATCCGCTTGGGCGGGCGAATCATTCATGACGATCCCGAAGCCATCCGCCACGAGCAGGGCGGCCCGCTCACCCTGAACCAGGTTTTGATGTACTCGAGCGACGTTGGCTCGGTGAAGATGGCGCTGCGTCTGGGCGAAGATCGCTTTTACCACCGCATTCTCAATTACGGGTTTGACGCGGATACGGGTATCGGTTTACCCGGCGAAGAGAACGGCCTTCTCAGGCCCGTACAGAAGTGGTGGGATGTTTCGATTGGCCAGATCGCTATCGGGCAGGGAGTCGGTGTGACGCCGCTCCAGATGACCCGCTTTTATTCCGCGATCGCAAACTATGGAGTGATGCTCCAGCCGAAAATCGTGCGCGATCTCGGCACGGCGGGCGACGAAACCCCGACACCCAGTCTCGGCCGCCGCATCATGGGCGAGCGGACCGCCGACACCATGAAAAACATGCTTGCAGGCGTAGTCGAGCACGGCACCGGAGTGGCGGCGCAGCTTGCCGGATACACTTCGGCGGGGAAGACGGGCACGGCGCAGAAAGTGGATGCCACTGGCCATTATTCCCACACGAAAGAGGTAACTTCTTTTATCGGTTTTGCTCCCGTTGACAAGCCGGCGGTAACCATTCTGGTGGTTGTCGATACACCGGTAGGAGCAATCTACGGGGCAGAAGTGGCAGCTCCGGCGTGGAAATCGATCGCAGAACAAACACTGCGTTACCTGAACGTTCCGCAAGACAAACCTTCCGATAATATTCAGATAGCTTCCCGCCGCTCCGCTGAATTTCCGGGCCAGAAACGGAGAGGAAACGCGGACAACCCTCCAATCAACTCTGAATCCGTCGGAGCTGCCACGCGCCCTGTAGAACCTGTTTCTTTTCCTTCGCAACCGCCCAGATCTTCTCAAGGCACCGCCCTCCTGGATGAAAGCCCGCTGCTCGCAGTTCCAGATTTCACGGGCATGTCGGCGCGCCGCGTGACGCAGGAGTGCCAGTCCCTGGGACTCGAGATGCAAATGTCGGGTTCCGGGCTTGCCGTCCAGCAGGACCCGCCTGCCGGCAGCAGCATACATGCCGGCAGCAGAGTATGGATTCGATTTGCTCAACAGGTTTGCTGCAGTATTTCGGGGATGTCGCATTAG
- the rsmH gene encoding 16S rRNA (cytosine(1402)-N(4))-methyltransferase RsmH, with the protein MNEFDLHYPVMLREAMEFLKVRADGNYIDATAGAGGHSGQILRVLEGGQGKLLAIDRDPQALNAVRERLGVHGGKLMMMEGNFADIRALHAASGLPPVDGILADLGLSSMQLKDAGRGFSFSMPGPLDMRMGGGELTAGDIVNRTPERELADLIFKFGEERHSRRIARAIVKARPIRSTTELAQVVMRAIPSRAGLHHIHPATRTFMALRLAVNRELENLEEFLAGFPEVLAEGGRSVVISFHSLEDRLVKHALARLHREGRVRVLTRHVARPTPEEIQENPRSRSAKLRAAEKLQKE; encoded by the coding sequence ATGAATGAGTTCGATCTCCACTATCCCGTGATGCTGCGGGAAGCGATGGAGTTTTTGAAGGTTCGAGCTGATGGCAATTATATTGATGCAACCGCTGGGGCAGGGGGACACTCGGGGCAGATCTTGCGTGTGCTCGAAGGGGGACAGGGAAAACTGCTGGCCATAGACCGTGACCCCCAGGCGCTCAATGCTGTTCGTGAGCGTCTGGGGGTACACGGCGGAAAGCTGATGATGATGGAAGGCAATTTCGCTGATATTCGCGCCCTGCACGCCGCCAGTGGTTTGCCGCCGGTTGACGGCATTCTTGCCGACCTCGGGTTGAGTTCGATGCAGCTTAAAGATGCCGGCCGGGGATTCAGTTTCAGCATGCCGGGTCCCTTGGACATGAGAATGGGCGGGGGAGAGCTGACGGCTGGCGACATCGTCAACCGCACACCCGAACGCGAACTGGCAGATCTGATTTTCAAGTTTGGAGAAGAGCGCCACTCGCGCCGTATAGCGCGAGCGATTGTGAAGGCCCGTCCGATTCGATCGACCACCGAACTGGCGCAGGTGGTAATGCGAGCTATCCCCTCCCGGGCGGGCCTCCACCACATCCATCCGGCAACGCGCACGTTTATGGCGTTGCGTCTGGCCGTTAACCGGGAACTGGAAAATCTGGAGGAGTTCCTTGCCGGATTTCCTGAGGTCCTCGCGGAAGGCGGCCGGTCGGTCGTGATCAGCTTCCATTCGCTGGAGGACCGGCTGGTGAAACATGCGCTTGCCCGCCTCCATCGTGAAGGCCGGGTACGCGTCTTGACCCGGCATGTGGCGCGGCCGACTCCCGAAGAGATTCAGGAAAATCCGCGGTCACGCAGCGCAAAGTTGCGAGCGGCGGAGAAGCTGCAAAAAGAATAG
- the acs gene encoding acetate--CoA ligase → MSDKTDAAQERLVALLNEGRTFPPSEEFRRQANVSDAKIYDDARRDLEGFWAKEAERLDWFEKWNKVLEWKAPWVKWFLGGKLNATYNCVDRHVKTSRRTKRAIIWEGEPGDTRVLTFEDLEKEVNRFANGLKSLGVKKGDRVAIYLGMVPELAIAMLACAKIGAPHSIVFGGFSADSLRERINDAQAKIVITGDGAWRRGSVVPLKANVDEALAGTPSIEKVVVVKRVGKATEITMQTGRDLWWHDLVANASDQCEAEPVDSEDILYILYTSGTTGKPKGVVHTTGGYLLGTSTTHRIIFDLKEDDVYWCTADIGWVTGHSYIIYGPLANGCTTVMYEGSPDYPNRGRFWEIVQKYKVSIFYTAPTAIRAFMRWGTEWPAKYDLSSLRLIGSVGEPINPEAWIWYHQNVGRERCPIVDTWWQTETGMILISPLPGITATKPGSATQPFPGVGAEVLDDRGRPVGPGAGGYLVLTKPWPAMFRTIYGDPDRYVRTYWSRYEDNYFTGDGAKVDEDGYFWLLGRVDDVMNVAGHRISTYEVESALVDHPSVAEAAVIGKTHELKGQAIAGFVTLKEGIEPSDKLKSELKEHVVKKIGPIARPDDIFFTAELPKTRSAKIMRRLLRDIAEGRILGDTTTLADPAVTARLKQQYEQEG, encoded by the coding sequence ATGAGCGACAAGACGGATGCTGCACAAGAAAGGCTTGTAGCCTTGCTCAACGAGGGGCGCACTTTCCCTCCGTCTGAGGAGTTTCGCCGGCAGGCCAACGTGTCTGACGCCAAAATCTATGATGATGCACGCCGGGACCTGGAAGGGTTCTGGGCCAAAGAGGCCGAACGGCTGGATTGGTTCGAGAAATGGAACAAGGTGCTTGAATGGAAGGCGCCGTGGGTGAAATGGTTTCTCGGGGGCAAACTGAACGCCACCTACAACTGCGTTGACAGGCACGTGAAAACTTCGCGCCGGACCAAGCGGGCGATCATCTGGGAAGGCGAACCCGGCGATACGCGCGTGCTGACGTTTGAAGACCTTGAAAAAGAAGTCAACCGGTTTGCCAATGGGCTCAAGTCGCTGGGAGTAAAAAAGGGCGACCGCGTGGCAATCTACCTCGGCATGGTTCCAGAACTGGCCATCGCCATGCTGGCTTGCGCGAAGATCGGCGCACCACACAGTATCGTGTTCGGAGGATTCTCAGCGGATTCGCTCCGGGAGCGCATCAACGATGCGCAGGCGAAAATCGTTATCACCGGAGATGGCGCATGGCGGCGAGGCAGCGTGGTTCCATTGAAAGCGAATGTCGATGAAGCTCTTGCCGGTACGCCCAGCATCGAAAAGGTGGTGGTAGTTAAGCGCGTGGGCAAGGCGACGGAAATCACCATGCAGACCGGGCGTGACCTGTGGTGGCATGATCTTGTGGCAAACGCTTCAGACCAGTGTGAAGCCGAGCCCGTGGACTCTGAAGACATTCTGTATATCCTCTACACCAGCGGCACTACAGGCAAACCCAAGGGCGTCGTCCACACAACCGGCGGTTATCTGCTGGGGACCTCGACGACCCACCGCATCATCTTTGACCTCAAGGAAGACGACGTCTACTGGTGCACGGCAGACATCGGCTGGGTTACCGGCCACTCCTACATTATTTACGGCCCGCTGGCCAACGGCTGCACCACCGTGATGTACGAGGGGAGCCCCGACTACCCCAATCGCGGCCGCTTCTGGGAAATTGTGCAGAAATATAAGGTCAGCATTTTTTATACGGCGCCGACCGCCATTCGCGCCTTCATGCGATGGGGAACGGAGTGGCCCGCCAAATATGACCTCTCGTCGCTTCGCTTGATTGGCTCGGTTGGCGAGCCGATCAATCCTGAAGCCTGGATCTGGTATCACCAGAACGTCGGCAGAGAGCGCTGCCCGATCGTCGATACCTGGTGGCAGACCGAAACCGGAATGATCCTGATTTCGCCCCTGCCGGGAATTACGGCCACCAAACCCGGCTCGGCAACGCAACCCTTCCCGGGCGTCGGGGCGGAAGTGCTGGACGATAGAGGCCGGCCGGTTGGCCCTGGCGCTGGCGGCTACCTGGTGTTGACCAAACCCTGGCCGGCAATGTTCCGGACGATTTACGGTGATCCTGACCGTTATGTCCGGACCTACTGGTCACGGTACGAAGACAACTACTTCACGGGCGACGGGGCCAAAGTGGATGAAGACGGCTACTTCTGGCTGCTGGGCCGAGTGGACGACGTGATGAATGTTGCCGGACATCGTATTTCAACTTACGAAGTGGAAAGCGCCCTGGTGGACCATCCTTCCGTAGCGGAGGCTGCCGTTATCGGGAAGACCCACGAACTAAAAGGCCAGGCCATTGCGGGATTCGTGACGCTGAAGGAAGGCATCGAACCCAGCGATAAACTGAAGAGCGAACTGAAGGAGCACGTCGTGAAGAAGATCGGTCCCATTGCCCGGCCTGACGACATCTTCTTTACGGCGGAATTGCCCAAGACTCGAAGCGCGAAAATCATGCGCCGCTTGTTGCGGGACATCGCCGAGGGCCGGATATTGGGCGACACCACGACCCTTGCCGATCCTGCCGTCACCGCGAGACTGAAACAGCAGTACGAACAGGAAGGTTAG
- a CDS encoding class I SAM-dependent methyltransferase: MSAAEPVTQEWKADRYAEHAPFVPVLGLPVVELLNPQPGERILDVGCGDGALSEVLLNRGATVVGVDGSPDMVAAAKQRGIDARLANAFDLPFEAEFDAAFSNAALHWMKRDPDAVLRNIRRALKSGGRFAGEFGGHGCVAAITVALLAVLERYGAQNAASLIPWYFPTSDEYRGKLERAGFRVDSIELIPRPTILPTNMHGWLETFAGPFFKTLAERQRANAIDEVINLLHPALCDAQGRWTVDYVRLRFLARTS, from the coding sequence ATGAGCGCAGCCGAGCCGGTGACACAGGAATGGAAAGCGGACCGTTACGCCGAACATGCTCCCTTCGTTCCAGTCCTTGGACTGCCTGTAGTTGAGTTGCTGAATCCGCAGCCCGGCGAACGCATATTGGATGTCGGCTGCGGTGACGGCGCACTGTCCGAAGTGCTCCTCAACAGGGGAGCAACAGTCGTAGGCGTTGACGGTTCGCCGGACATGGTGGCGGCAGCGAAGCAGCGTGGCATCGATGCGCGCCTCGCTAATGCTTTTGACCTGCCATTTGAGGCTGAGTTCGACGCAGCATTTTCCAACGCCGCACTCCATTGGATGAAACGCGATCCGGACGCTGTGCTGAGAAATATACGACGAGCGCTTAAGTCCGGCGGTCGCTTTGCCGGTGAATTTGGAGGGCACGGATGTGTTGCGGCTATCACGGTGGCGCTGCTCGCGGTCCTCGAAAGATATGGCGCCCAGAATGCCGCGTCGTTGATCCCCTGGTACTTTCCCACAAGTGACGAATACCGTGGGAAGCTCGAACGTGCAGGTTTTCGCGTGGACTCAATAGAATTGATTCCTCGCCCCACCATTCTGCCTACCAACATGCATGGCTGGCTTGAGACCTTCGCGGGGCCGTTTTTTAAGACCCTCGCCGAACGGCAACGCGCCAATGCAATCGACGAGGTTATCAACTTGCTGCACCCAGCGCTCTGCGATGCACAGGGCCGCTGGACGGTCGACTACGTCCGTCTGCGCTTCCTGGCACGTACGTCCTGA
- a CDS encoding UDP-N-acetylmuramoyl-L-alanyl-D-glutamate--2,6-diaminopimelate ligase: MKLGELLERVQPVETGVDQNTEVTSLAYDSRRVEQGSVFFAIAGEKADGHLFIEDAVRRGAIAIVSERVPPAGFGPRWVRVGKIRRALSEAARRFYDDPDLRLRLIGITGTNGKTTTAYLLHSILEAAGTRTGLFGTVEYRLGTRVISASNTTPESLDLAAYFHELAAEGAGAAVLEVSSHALAQERVWGMHFSAAVFTNLTRDHLDYHHDFEHYFAAKQRLFEGLGIPPPELAVINVDDPWGRRLLDIPNPRQLTYGLESKADVGVKRYSQDLSGLSATLTTPQGQIEIESGLLGRANLKNILAATATATGVGIPADQIQSGIRRLAAVPGRFEKVDEGQPFLVIVDYAHTDDALKNVLEAARELTRNRLVVVFGCGGERDRSKRPLMGEVAGQLADLAILTSDNPRSEDPILIMNDALVGLQRTSVPYIAEVDREAAIQRALAEAREGDLVLLTGKGHEKYQVLKDGAIPFDDREVARRILRAMGFRKKA, from the coding sequence ATGAAATTGGGCGAGCTCCTCGAAAGAGTCCAGCCTGTCGAAACAGGGGTGGATCAGAATACCGAAGTCACCTCTCTCGCTTACGATTCGCGCCGGGTGGAGCAGGGTTCCGTTTTCTTTGCCATCGCAGGCGAAAAGGCAGACGGCCACCTGTTCATCGAGGACGCGGTCCGGCGGGGTGCGATCGCAATTGTCAGTGAGCGGGTGCCTCCTGCCGGTTTCGGCCCCAGATGGGTGCGAGTCGGGAAAATTCGGAGGGCCCTTTCGGAAGCCGCCAGAAGATTTTACGACGATCCTGACCTTAGGCTGCGGTTAATAGGCATCACGGGCACCAACGGAAAGACTACCACCGCGTATCTGCTCCACAGCATACTTGAAGCTGCGGGGACTCGGACCGGTTTGTTTGGCACCGTCGAATACCGCCTGGGTACCCGCGTCATTTCTGCTTCCAACACGACGCCTGAGTCTCTCGACCTCGCGGCTTATTTTCACGAGCTGGCCGCGGAAGGCGCGGGAGCAGCGGTCCTGGAAGTGTCATCACATGCTCTCGCCCAGGAACGGGTTTGGGGGATGCACTTTTCCGCCGCAGTATTCACCAACCTCACGCGCGATCATCTTGATTACCACCACGATTTTGAGCACTACTTTGCGGCAAAACAGAGGCTGTTTGAAGGCCTGGGAATTCCACCGCCTGAACTGGCGGTTATCAATGTGGATGACCCGTGGGGCCGCCGCCTGCTTGACATCCCGAACCCACGCCAACTGACTTACGGGCTGGAATCAAAGGCAGACGTGGGCGTCAAACGCTATTCGCAGGACCTCTCCGGGCTATCGGCAACCTTGACCACGCCGCAGGGTCAAATCGAAATTGAATCGGGATTGCTGGGCCGGGCCAATCTCAAGAATATTCTGGCCGCCACCGCAACGGCAACCGGCGTGGGAATCCCGGCTGACCAGATTCAGTCGGGCATAAGGCGTTTGGCCGCGGTGCCCGGCCGCTTTGAGAAGGTGGATGAAGGGCAGCCCTTTCTCGTGATCGTTGATTATGCCCATACCGATGACGCTCTGAAGAATGTTCTTGAGGCGGCGCGTGAGCTGACCCGAAACCGCCTGGTGGTGGTCTTTGGCTGCGGGGGAGAACGTGACCGCAGCAAGCGGCCTCTAATGGGTGAAGTTGCCGGACAACTGGCTGACCTCGCGATCCTGACCTCGGACAACCCGCGCAGCGAGGATCCCATCCTGATTATGAACGATGCCCTGGTGGGGCTGCAAAGGACCAGCGTGCCTTACATCGCCGAGGTTGACCGTGAGGCGGCCATCCAGAGGGCCCTGGCGGAGGCCCGCGAGGGTGACCTTGTGCTCCTGACGGGGAAAGGTCATGAGAAATATCAGGTTTTGAAGGACGGGGCGATTCCGTTCGACGATCGTGAAGTGGCGCGGCGGATTCTGCGCGCGATGGGCTTCCGTAAAAAGGCATAG
- a CDS encoding (Fe-S)-binding protein — MIETQGKAVSIPTASGYGPGEAPEWEYYSKCIHCGLCLNSCPTYRELGLEMDSPRGRIYQMVQVERGRLPLGESFVRHIDSCLDCRACETACPSGVEYGRLVESARAQINRYYSRSGIARHVRHVFFQKLLPDRKMLDRVGTLLWLFQQSGLETVLLKSGIPHLLSKRLGRVAALSPRMEKPFFTRRLGQVVKSEGDVRYRVAFFAGCIANLAFARLNDATVRVLVRNGCEVVIPEAQGCCGALHVHAGIRDTARELAKQNIRTFLDGNFDYFITNAAGCGSVLKEYPLLFEHEDREFYDRAREFSSRVRDVTEFLAGIEFNRNFGAIRSRATYQDPCHLGHAQRIRSAPRRLMAAIPGLELVELKESEVCCGSAGIYNVVQNEMADRLLKAKMQRVDETGAELIVTANPGCLLQLRAGVSRSGQQRRVLHVVELLDEAYGSGVQAG; from the coding sequence ATGATCGAGACGCAGGGCAAAGCGGTTTCAATCCCCACGGCCAGCGGCTACGGGCCAGGTGAGGCTCCCGAGTGGGAGTACTATTCCAAGTGCATCCACTGCGGCCTCTGCCTGAACTCCTGCCCGACTTATCGCGAGCTTGGGCTGGAGATGGATTCTCCGCGCGGGCGAATCTACCAGATGGTCCAGGTGGAACGCGGCAGGCTGCCCCTGGGGGAGAGCTTCGTACGGCACATCGATTCGTGCCTGGACTGTCGCGCGTGTGAGACGGCATGCCCTTCCGGCGTGGAATATGGCCGCCTGGTGGAGTCTGCCCGGGCGCAGATCAACCGGTATTACTCGCGATCGGGCATCGCAAGGCATGTGCGCCACGTTTTCTTTCAGAAATTGCTTCCGGACCGCAAGATGCTAGACAGGGTTGGCACCCTGCTCTGGCTGTTTCAGCAATCCGGCCTCGAAACGGTTTTGCTGAAATCAGGAATCCCGCACCTTTTATCGAAGCGGCTGGGGCGTGTGGCAGCACTATCGCCGCGAATGGAAAAACCGTTCTTCACGAGGCGCCTCGGCCAGGTGGTCAAATCTGAGGGCGATGTGCGTTACCGCGTCGCGTTTTTTGCGGGATGCATTGCAAACCTGGCCTTTGCGCGGTTGAACGACGCAACCGTCCGGGTCCTGGTTCGCAACGGATGTGAGGTAGTGATTCCCGAGGCCCAGGGTTGCTGCGGCGCCTTGCATGTGCATGCGGGAATCCGTGACACGGCGCGAGAACTTGCAAAGCAAAATATCCGGACGTTCCTTGACGGGAATTTCGATTATTTCATCACCAATGCGGCGGGTTGCGGTTCGGTACTGAAAGAATATCCACTGCTCTTTGAGCATGAGGATCGTGAGTTCTATGATCGTGCACGGGAGTTCAGCTCCAGGGTTCGTGACGTGACGGAGTTTCTGGCCGGGATCGAATTCAACCGGAATTTCGGCGCCATCCGCTCACGAGCGACGTATCAGGATCCCTGCCACCTGGGACACGCGCAGCGCATCCGCAGCGCTCCGCGGCGGTTGATGGCAGCGATTCCCGGGCTTGAGCTCGTGGAACTGAAGGAATCCGAGGTTTGCTGTGGAAGCGCGGGCATTTATAATGTGGTTCAGAACGAAATGGCGGATCGGCTGCTGAAGGCCAAGATGCAGCGAGTGGACGAAACCGGCGCTGAGCTGATTGTGACTGCCAATCCGGGATGCCTTTTGCAGTTGCGGGCTGGGGTTTCCCGGTCCGGACAACAGCGGCGGGTGCTCCACGTGGTTGAGCTGCTTGATGAAGCTTACGGGTCCGGCGTTCAGGCCGGATGA
- a CDS encoding septum formation initiator family protein, with product MATVAVSLPGSNRRPRNQPVVGRAPYPEIYFVKHIDNSRLQREVDHEKRRECFGLLALGTLAFFCIMLFAWQHFECVRYGYLIQQLKQEQAETVERNHALKVQFASLSDPQRIDTLARSELGLAPPNPSQIIQIGNPARVNSGPAATEFAGNIGNQIGNPGVR from the coding sequence ATGGCTACTGTTGCAGTGAGTCTTCCCGGTTCGAATCGCCGTCCGCGCAACCAGCCCGTGGTGGGCCGTGCTCCGTACCCGGAAATTTATTTCGTTAAGCACATTGACAACTCCCGGCTGCAGCGTGAAGTGGATCACGAGAAACGCCGGGAGTGTTTCGGTCTGCTGGCGCTGGGGACGCTGGCCTTTTTTTGCATCATGCTTTTTGCCTGGCAGCATTTTGAGTGCGTGCGTTACGGCTATCTGATTCAACAGCTCAAACAGGAGCAGGCGGAAACGGTAGAACGGAACCACGCGCTGAAAGTCCAGTTTGCCTCCTTAAGCGACCCGCAGCGGATCGATACGCTTGCCCGTTCTGAATTGGGCCTTGCGCCTCCAAATCCAAGCCAGATCATCCAGATAGGCAATCCGGCGCGGGTCAATTCCGGGCCCGCGGCTACGGAGTTTGCAGGGAACATCGGAAACCAGATTGGAAATCCCGGCGTGAGGTAA
- a CDS encoding division/cell wall cluster transcriptional repressor MraZ has product MLRGNYPATVDAKGRVKIPTAFKSHLEVTFGHDFYVTSLDGQSVRIYPFSVWRDIEEKLAILPSMNKSKRKFLDRANYWGQAVQIDGQGRILVPSLLRESAGMQGEVAVIGYLNYLDVWNMDRFRAHLDGNPLTDDDMQALSDLGI; this is encoded by the coding sequence ATGCTGCGAGGAAATTACCCAGCTACGGTGGACGCGAAGGGAAGGGTGAAGATCCCAACCGCCTTCAAGTCACATCTGGAAGTGACCTTTGGCCACGATTTCTATGTGACCAGCCTCGACGGTCAGTCGGTCCGTATTTATCCGTTTTCTGTGTGGAGGGACATCGAGGAAAAGCTGGCGATACTGCCCTCGATGAACAAATCGAAGCGCAAGTTTCTGGACCGGGCCAACTACTGGGGGCAGGCGGTACAGATAGATGGGCAGGGAAGAATCCTGGTTCCGTCATTGCTGCGCGAATCCGCTGGGATGCAAGGTGAGGTTGCGGTGATCGGTTATCTGAACTATCTGGATGTTTGGAACATGGACCGGTTCCGGGCGCATCTTGACGGCAATCCGTTGACGGATGATGACATGCAGGCTTTGAGCGACCTCGGCATTTAG